One part of the Neisseria zalophi genome encodes these proteins:
- a CDS encoding Csu type fimbrial protein: MNKQKIRQHLRKTFSQRHIIMSLACALSLFSAQETWALACKASMSDINFGKVNVIDPNQSAVISSTITVSCTSDSWFEFGTTKANVCLAIDSGSAVQQKSQINPRFLCENGSCNTNNNRLAFNLYTDPNYNNIWGSPNYAIKNTINTIVSVPRYQTKETEVTVYAKLTEPLSKVHPGIYNNLFSEGSTALVYETTNSDTPKDCTTNLQPIRFTFNVLAEVEKNCIINKPQDIAFGTVNSSATNLQGQTAVNVTCTQGVPYNVKLEPSNKNTNGSGEMASTRAGNPDKVPYQLRSGSGMNGKIWGNIALGASSNTISGNGHGSATEHKIYATVPSTDYRAGDYRDTVTVKVDY, from the coding sequence ATGAACAAACAAAAAATACGCCAACATTTGCGTAAAACTTTTTCGCAACGTCATATCATTATGTCTTTAGCATGTGCATTAAGCTTATTCTCAGCACAAGAAACATGGGCTCTAGCATGCAAAGCTTCAATGTCCGATATCAATTTTGGTAAAGTGAATGTTATAGACCCCAATCAATCAGCAGTAATTTCAAGCACTATAACAGTTAGTTGTACCAGCGATAGCTGGTTTGAATTTGGCACAACTAAAGCCAACGTTTGTTTGGCGATTGACAGTGGCAGTGCCGTACAACAAAAATCACAAATTAATCCGCGTTTCCTGTGCGAAAACGGTTCGTGTAATACTAACAATAACCGCTTAGCTTTCAACCTATATACCGATCCTAATTACAACAATATTTGGGGTTCGCCCAACTATGCTATCAAAAATACAATCAATACAATTGTCTCCGTACCAAGATATCAAACCAAAGAAACTGAAGTTACCGTATATGCTAAATTAACTGAGCCTTTATCAAAAGTGCACCCTGGCATATATAATAATTTGTTTTCCGAAGGTTCTACCGCGTTGGTATACGAGACAACCAATAGCGATACACCCAAAGACTGCACTACCAACCTACAACCTATCCGCTTTACTTTCAACGTCTTAGCAGAAGTAGAAAAAAACTGCATTATCAACAAGCCGCAAGATATTGCTTTCGGCACGGTTAATTCTTCTGCTACCAATCTTCAAGGGCAGACTGCGGTTAATGTTACCTGTACCCAAGGTGTGCCCTACAACGTTAAATTGGAACCGTCTAATAAAAATACAAATGGCAGCGGTGAAATGGCATCAACCCGCGCCGGCAATCCCGATAAAGTCCCCTACCAACTCCGTTCAGGCAGCGGCATGAACGGTAAGATTTGGGGGAATATTGCACTTGGTGCTTCTAGCAATACCATTAGCGGTAATGGCCACGGCTCGGCAACCGAACATAAGATTTATGCTACCGTTCCTTCTACCGACTACCGTGCCGGTGATTATCGCGATACGGTCACGGTTAAGGTGGATTATTAA
- a CDS encoding fimbria/pilus outer membrane usher protein yields MQPLNAAFPLKQTVYGILLCFCTSAFATQQNLPQTAAYSEEWLPVYPQVSVNGRVSDGLFPFMSDNGRIFVQTDTLYALGINIPETVLQQAVTRKKSLNSNTETTTANEPVLSAAPSETQGQTEEAATSAASEPTQTIPKSNTAASDTQSHDIETWAELNTLTGLDVKYNAAQQTLALTAPLDWLNLPTTVIGQKPERAYDIAKPGFAGILNYDANITRNSNGGTTQGILAEARFTTPAGYLSHQQIWSRTRFSAERTNTQNRNVRLDTFWRSVWPERGLIMTAGDLTTGQTGISGSARIGGFKLEHSYRTQPWRNTTPLRAYVGESTLPGTVDLYLNGVRQYRQDVAAGEYEITLPPSISGRGNAQVVATDILGRTVVVDMPLYGGSGMLAKGLNEWSLEAGYLRKNYGLKSFDYDKQLVGSGTLRYGLTNFVTTQLHAEGGGGYRRFGLEANTVLGSLGQLNLSHAQSFFKQHKGKQSSIFFSTQYGNWTFGSGWSSTDDAFTGFNALLAPSEYRPKPLKRHTASVSVGWHNESLGSFNLSYLRLKSDHDQIDKTGTFSWSRNIGRRASIFMSASKYSGENRNHHSVYGGISLSFDKGYSASINARKESDHGNSYRVALNKSGSGVGSTSWNIGWEQQNNTNGSNRGRLNGFIRHETQYGDARAGLYHTPQSTHWDAGWRGGLVWMRGGLFPTRNIYDSFAVVSTAGMANIPVSLSNNYIGKTNRNGLLLVPSLSAYQKNMLSIDITDLPQDIQTERARIEAVPSERSGMAVDFKLNRMQAASMILKDENGSVLPANSTVFHTDGTPVAVVGFDGQTFIEHLISGNNTFEVSLPEEGGICRFNIDYQAKSHLGSLPDLGEILCIRQ; encoded by the coding sequence TTGCAGCCCCTTAATGCTGCCTTTCCTTTAAAGCAAACTGTTTACGGCATTTTGTTGTGTTTCTGTACATCGGCATTCGCCACACAACAAAATCTGCCGCAAACAGCTGCATACTCTGAAGAGTGGCTACCCGTCTATCCACAAGTATCGGTAAACGGTCGTGTTTCAGACGGCCTGTTTCCTTTTATGTCGGATAACGGACGGATTTTTGTACAAACCGACACATTATACGCATTAGGCATAAACATTCCTGAAACTGTTTTACAACAAGCAGTTACGCGTAAAAAAAGCCTAAACAGCAATACCGAAACCACCACAGCAAACGAGCCTGTTCTATCGGCAGCACCGTCTGAAACCCAAGGCCAAACTGAAGAGGCAGCAACATCTGCCGCATCCGAACCCACCCAAACCATACCGAAAAGCAACACGGCCGCATCCGATACCCAATCCCATGATATAGAAACATGGGCAGAATTAAATACGCTTACAGGGTTGGATGTTAAATATAATGCCGCCCAACAAACCCTTGCCCTAACCGCACCGCTTGACTGGCTAAACCTGCCCACCACCGTTATCGGCCAAAAACCAGAACGGGCTTATGATATTGCCAAGCCCGGCTTTGCCGGCATTCTTAATTATGATGCCAATATCACCCGCAACAGCAACGGCGGCACAACTCAAGGTATATTGGCCGAAGCACGTTTTACCACACCTGCCGGCTATTTAAGCCATCAACAAATCTGGAGCCGTACCCGCTTTTCAGCGGAACGCACCAACACCCAAAACCGTAATGTCCGTTTGGATACTTTTTGGCGTAGCGTGTGGCCGGAACGGGGTTTGATTATGACTGCGGGCGACCTAACCACCGGCCAAACAGGCATTTCCGGCAGCGCCCGTATCGGCGGTTTCAAACTGGAACACTCCTACAGAACACAACCTTGGCGCAATACAACGCCGTTACGCGCTTATGTCGGAGAAAGCACACTGCCCGGCACGGTCGATTTATATTTAAACGGTGTCAGACAATACAGACAAGATGTAGCTGCCGGAGAATATGAAATTACCCTGCCGCCCTCTATCAGCGGCCGGGGAAACGCCCAAGTTGTCGCTACCGATATACTGGGGCGCACCGTTGTGGTGGATATGCCCTTATACGGCGGCAGCGGCATGTTGGCCAAAGGTTTGAACGAATGGTCGCTAGAAGCCGGCTATCTGCGCAAAAACTATGGCCTGAAGTCTTTTGATTATGATAAACAACTTGTCGGCAGCGGCACATTACGCTACGGCCTCACTAATTTTGTTACTACCCAACTTCATGCCGAAGGCGGTGGCGGCTACCGCCGTTTCGGGCTCGAAGCCAACACGGTATTGGGCTCATTAGGGCAACTGAATCTCAGCCATGCACAAAGCTTTTTCAAGCAACACAAAGGCAAACAAAGCAGTATTTTCTTCAGCACCCAATACGGCAATTGGACGTTTGGTTCCGGCTGGAGCAGCACCGACGATGCTTTTACCGGATTCAACGCATTGCTCGCCCCCTCGGAATACCGCCCCAAACCGCTGAAAAGACACACCGCTTCCGTATCCGTCGGCTGGCACAATGAATCTTTAGGATCGTTTAATCTTTCCTATCTGCGCCTCAAATCCGACCACGATCAAATCGATAAAACCGGCACATTCAGTTGGAGCCGCAATATCGGCCGCCGTGCCAGTATTTTTATGAGCGCTTCCAAATATTCCGGTGAAAACAGAAACCATCACAGTGTTTACGGCGGTATTTCACTGAGCTTCGATAAAGGTTACTCAGCTTCCATCAACGCACGCAAAGAGAGCGATCACGGCAACAGCTACCGCGTGGCTTTAAATAAATCAGGCAGCGGGGTCGGCAGTACTTCATGGAATATCGGTTGGGAACAACAAAATAATACCAATGGCAGCAATAGAGGCCGTCTGAATGGTTTTATCCGCCATGAAACCCAATACGGCGATGCCCGTGCCGGCCTTTACCATACACCTCAATCCACCCACTGGGATGCCGGTTGGCGCGGCGGCTTGGTCTGGATGCGGGGCGGACTGTTCCCCACCCGCAACATTTACGACAGTTTTGCCGTTGTCAGCACGGCAGGCATGGCGAATATACCGGTATCGCTTTCAAATAACTATATCGGCAAAACCAACCGCAACGGTTTATTGCTGGTGCCTAGTTTATCGGCCTACCAAAAAAATATGCTGAGTATCGACATTACCGATTTACCGCAAGATATCCAAACCGAACGCGCCCGTATCGAAGCGGTTCCGTCGGAACGTTCCGGTATGGCGGTAGACTTCAAGCTCAACCGGATGCAGGCCGCATCTATGATTTTAAAAGATGAAAACGGCAGTGTGTTGCCCGCCAACAGCACCGTTTTTCATACGGACGGCACCCCTGTTGCCGTGGTAGGTTTCGACGGCCAAACCTTCATCGAACATTTGATATCCGGCAACAATACTTTCGAAGTATCGCTGCCGGAAGAAGGTGGAATATGCCGTTTTAATATTGACTATCAGGCAAAAAGCCATCTCGGCAGCCTGCCCGATTTAGGTGAAATCTTATGTATCAGACAATAA
- the recR gene encoding recombination mediator RecR, translated as MSKNPDAFTRLINALKILPNVGPKSAQRMAYQLLQHNRDGAQELSEALQHALKQVHHCARCNTFCEGTLCDICADSSRDPRRLMIVHMPADVSGMEAANCHDGLYFVLMGQVNPVQGMDLSHIALDKLVARLQDSEVEEIIIATNFTAEGDATAYVLAELFKNLPYKVSRLARGIPLGGELEYVDAGTLAQAVYERRMLKE; from the coding sequence ATGTCTAAAAATCCGGATGCGTTTACCCGTTTGATTAATGCTTTGAAAATTCTGCCCAATGTCGGGCCGAAGTCGGCACAGCGTATGGCTTACCAGCTTTTGCAGCATAATCGGGACGGCGCGCAGGAATTATCCGAAGCGTTACAACACGCCTTAAAACAAGTGCACCATTGCGCCCGCTGCAATACCTTTTGCGAAGGCACTTTATGCGATATTTGCGCCGACAGCAGCCGTGATCCGCGCCGCCTGATGATTGTGCACATGCCGGCCGATGTGTCGGGTATGGAAGCGGCCAATTGCCACGACGGCTTGTATTTTGTGTTGATGGGGCAGGTGAATCCGGTGCAGGGCATGGATTTGAGCCATATTGCCTTGGATAAACTGGTGGCGCGTTTGCAAGACAGCGAAGTGGAAGAAATCATTATTGCCACCAATTTTACCGCCGAAGGCGATGCTACGGCTTATGTGTTGGCCGAATTATTTAAAAATCTGCCTTATAAAGTCAGCCGTTTGGCGCGCGGCATTCCGTTGGGCGGCGAATTGGAATATGTGGATGCCGGCACATTGGCGCAAGCGGTATATGAACGGCGCATGTTAAAAGAATAA
- the rbsB gene encoding ribose ABC transporter substrate-binding protein RbsB gives MKFLRKASGLLIAGLILSACGQQQAENQTPAAANGDTVGLAISTQNNPFFVTLKDGAQAEADKLGLKLVVVDANDDSGKQAAGVDDLLQQNIKVLLINPTDSEAVAASVKRANEAGVPVISIDRSVQGAEVVSHVASDNVAGGKMAAEFIVSKLPSGGEMVELEGIPGSSAARERGEGFHQVMDAQQNIKIVAKQPADFDRTKGLTVMENILQSHPNVKAVFAHNDEMALGAVKALEAAQKNDVIVVGFDATDDAQAAVKAGKMAATIAQKPAEIGQIGVDTAQKVIAGETVESSIPVELELIQQ, from the coding sequence ATGAAATTTTTACGTAAAGCTTCCGGTTTGCTGATTGCCGGTCTTATCTTGTCTGCCTGCGGCCAGCAACAGGCAGAAAACCAAACGCCGGCAGCTGCCAACGGCGATACCGTAGGGTTGGCGATTTCCACGCAAAACAATCCGTTTTTTGTCACCTTAAAAGACGGTGCGCAGGCAGAGGCTGATAAGTTGGGTTTGAAACTGGTTGTGGTGGATGCCAATGACGATTCCGGCAAGCAGGCCGCCGGTGTAGACGATTTATTACAACAAAATATCAAAGTGTTGCTGATTAATCCGACCGATTCCGAAGCGGTTGCGGCATCGGTGAAACGTGCCAATGAGGCGGGTGTGCCGGTGATTTCTATCGACCGTTCCGTACAAGGTGCGGAAGTGGTTTCCCATGTGGCTTCGGATAACGTAGCCGGCGGTAAAATGGCGGCCGAATTTATCGTATCGAAACTGCCTTCCGGCGGTGAGATGGTTGAATTGGAAGGGATTCCCGGTTCTTCGGCCGCACGTGAACGCGGCGAAGGTTTCCATCAGGTGATGGATGCGCAGCAAAACATTAAAATCGTTGCCAAGCAGCCGGCCGATTTCGACCGTACCAAAGGCCTGACGGTAATGGAAAATATTTTGCAAAGCCATCCGAATGTCAAAGCCGTTTTTGCCCATAATGATGAGATGGCATTGGGTGCAGTAAAAGCATTGGAAGCGGCGCAGAAAAACGATGTGATTGTGGTCGGCTTTGATGCGACGGACGATGCCCAAGCGGCAGTGAAAGCGGGCAAAATGGCGGCGACAATTGCTCAAAAACCGGCTGAAATCGGCCAAATCGGTGTGGATACCGCGCAAAAAGTGATTGCCGGTGAAACCGTTGAATCTTCTATTCCGGTTGAATTGGAATTGATACAGCAATAA
- a CDS encoding GNAT family N-acetyltransferase — MSLITVLRPAVPQDCEHIYNAHRYSVQYTCTRSYNQQILEAWSKLLNPSGYLDTMTDPGKALWVAEYRGHIQGFFQLDLKDGQLDALYVHPFVHNHGLGTALLQRAEELALNAGLSLVKLYASLNSVTFYQLNGYESLGSAELPLNRDVTVECELMRKYL; from the coding sequence ATGAGCCTGATTACCGTACTCCGCCCGGCTGTACCGCAAGATTGCGAGCATATTTATAATGCCCATCGATATTCGGTGCAATATACCTGTACCCGCAGCTATAACCAACAGATATTGGAAGCATGGAGCAAACTGCTTAATCCGTCGGGCTATCTTGATACCATGACAGACCCCGGTAAGGCTTTATGGGTGGCGGAATATCGCGGTCATATTCAGGGCTTTTTCCAGTTGGATTTGAAAGACGGCCAGTTAGATGCGCTTTATGTACACCCTTTTGTACACAATCACGGCTTAGGTACGGCATTGCTGCAACGGGCGGAAGAATTGGCACTGAACGCAGGGCTGAGTTTGGTAAAACTTTATGCCTCGCTCAATTCGGTAACATTTTACCAACTCAACGGCTATGAATCGCTCGGCAGTGCCGAATTACCCTTAAACCGTGATGTGACGGTGGAATGCGAATTAATGAGGAAATACCTTTGA